The nucleotide sequence CCTGTCCATCTTTCTTTACACTTAAgatgacaaaagaacaagacacAGCACTTTGGGAGCAGATTCTGGCCTAAGAGGGCTGGTCAACAATGTTATTAGGAGCCTGCGGTGAAGGATTGCATGGCACTGTCTCTCAGTGGGTCACAACTGAGAAAAGACctctgtaactgttgttcttcaagatacgTTGTCTGTGTGCATTTCAATTtaggtgcatgcacacacacgtgcCTGGTTgctggaatttttttccccagcaggttGTTGTCGGGCTGGTGTGGTGCCCCAGGAGCGCCATCTTTATAGCGTCCTCTATAGGCACTGCTGACATGTCCCCTTGCTCAGGCCCTTTTTCTCCAGCTACTCTgctgggaaggtgggagggttttggactGGATCTGAACACTACATCTCACAGAACAACAGTTCCAAAGGTAACTAACCATGTTTTCTTATTCAAGCGATTGTTCCAGTGCATTCCCATTGAGGAGAATGCCAAGCTGATGGTAGGGGATGCAGTCAAAGTTCTGAACTGACGAAAGCACCCCTCTACCAACTGCAACACCTGCTGCGTGATTGCACAGTGGGCTGAAAATGTGTGAATAGAGGACCAAGTGGCTGCCTTACAAATTTCGTGAATAGGAACATGGGCCAGCAAGTAAACGTAAGGTTCTTGAATTAGGCTTCTAGCAGTGATGAAATAAACTGATGGCTTCTTAAGGCTCTGGTGGAATCCAAATAATTGGAAAATCCTCAGTCTTTTCATTAAGAATTCTTAAGTCCATAGTCCAGAGGACTGagcaaaaaaaaggcaaaagagaGGTTTCCAGGCTCTTTTTCAGCTTCTTCCAAGTGAAGGGAAACCCACTGTTCTAATTTGTGGAAAATTACAGGTAACCAGGCATGGTCTGGAGTCACACGGTCCGTGCACACTTCACTTAGCCATAGCAGAAGCCTGTTACCTGTACTCTGGTTAGAGCATTCGCAGGAAAAGTTCATTAAGCATAGATATGCATCTTCCATGTGAGTTAAGTGTTTGTTTATGGACCATGGCACCTGAATAATTCCTTCACAGCCGACTGGGTAAATACCTTGCTGGTGTTAACCACAAGAGCAAACATTtgaggtacacacacacagtcaATATTCAGAACTTCGaatataaaaatacatataaatagCATATTCACACTCAGGAAATCCTAACTTTTGTATAGACGTCTTACTAAACACACTTTGTATAAGCTTTGCTTCAAATACTGCATATAAGTGGTAGCAACAATGTTACTATATGTGAGGCAGATAACTTCACACCACACCTTGAGCCAAGTCTGGCACAGATGATCGTTGACAGGCTGCTGGACCGGGGCTGTGGCTATGTACAGCTACTCAGGATGTGACCTGCAGGTGCTTGGCCCAGATTGGGAGCTGTTGCTGCAAAGGACGGTGAGGCAACCCTTTTGCTGGGCAGAAGATGACACAGGCCTGCCTGGCCTGGTTTGCACTTTGGAATGTTTGCTTCACGCACGTGTGTGTTGAGGTGCGAGAACTTTCCGTATTCATACATTTCCTCCTAACGCTTTTGCCCTAGAATAAAGGCATCAGCTGAGAAAGGGCTGGTGCTAGCCTGTAACTGCTGGCACAGGCTGGTCACTGTGTTCAGAGTGGAAACAATGGGAAGCTGCTGGTTTTTAGACAGACTGGTTTGCTAGGGACACCAGGCTATGTATGGAAGGAAGCTGTGAAAATGTAAAGTGCCTCAGTCAGGGATTGGGACAGGGTTTGGCTGGAGATTCAAGCTGATCCATCTAACGGAGGTGGACAGACAGGAAGTTACCTTGAAACTGTGTCAGACTCCCTTAGAAAACGATCATTAACTAGAACGCACACAAAATCCTGGAGGTAGACTAGGAAGCAAGGAACCAGGGTGCTGCGTTTTGGGGCCATGGAGGAGACCTAACAAGCCTTTGCCATGTTTGCTTGCCAATTCCCTTATTTCATTCATCCCCTCCCACTGTACTCGCCTGTCCCTACTGAGGGGTATCAGGTTTACTGCAGACCCATTTTCTTTGTgtgctgcagccagagctgtTGATGTTGAGGTCTTCATCCAGATAAGCACAGTCTGCTCCTCCTTGTATTTCAGATCTGTAACCCAGAGACAACAGGAGCTAGAGTCAGGCACATACTGGGGGAGACACCCCATGAGGGAGCGGAGCTGCTGCACTCACAGCCACTCAggatcctccctccctgcaccagccccatgccccactcccagcaaGAGGGGAAGTTGAAGGAGACCGGGTGGCACTTCCATCGCCTCTGACCCAGCGCAAAGAAAGAAACAGACTCACGGATGGTCAAACTTGGTGCCATTGATCCATCTCCAGATCCCACCTGTGTCCCTTTGGAGGCCGATCCAGTGGTCCAGGCTGCCTCTGTAGGGCAGCTCAGAAtccttaaaaatgaaataaaagcagtCAGCTGTGTTaggccctggctctgtgctgctccatggagccctgggcagctggggatctgcagAGGCCTCCTCCATAGTTACCGGGTAAAGGGATCAAATCAGTATTAACCttttgccccctcccaccccagtcctCTCTTCTAAGGCCAGGGCACCTTCTGGATGAAGCAAGAATTGAACTTCAAGGCCCCTgtctgcccagcagcccctcatCCTAGTAAAGCAGAGTTAGGGGAGGGA is from Carettochelys insculpta isolate YL-2023 chromosome 22, ASM3395843v1, whole genome shotgun sequence and encodes:
- the LOC142024958 gene encoding C-type lectin domain family 2 member D-like isoform X2, which translates into the protein MCVQESFPEVIRKQPLAASGCPDGWFRNRGKCYYFSKDELSWNDSQSFCLSCAASLAGIGRQQELDSELPYRGSLDHWIGLQRDTGGIWRWINGTKFDHPSEIQGGADCAYLDEDLNINSSGCSTQRKWVCSKPDTPQ